From Arachis hypogaea cultivar Tifrunner chromosome 3, arahy.Tifrunner.gnm2.J5K5, whole genome shotgun sequence:
TTATcccatacttttaaatattgatggttaagtgataacaaaaaataataattttgatagCCCTCTAACATTTctcttaataattatatttagatacaataatataaaagaatttatttatttatttattatgttaaaaatatttttttaagtaaaaatattatttaaaaaatataaatagtagatttaaaattttttattttttaaatatctttatttttactattaaaattttactaaacacactaaaaaataaaaataattctttttaacAATTTAATAACATCCAAATAAATTCTAAATACATTATTGCAACTTGCAATGTTTTGGTCTTAAAGTTTAAACATATCTCTCTTACCGGAGTCTTCCTAGGTCTCTTTCAACCCATAGTGATTGGTTTAACTGCAATCCCCTCCTTCATTATTCTGTCATTTTTGTGTGACCACTTGGCCACACTAAACTTTAGTTCATAGCTGGTGGCAATACAATAAACTtatagttttaaagatattcttTTAGTCAGACACTCCTCTACTTTGACCAGCCCATTTGAATCTTATGGATTAAATCATTTTTTATTCCTTCATTGTCTTGAATAATACAATTGAGATATTTAAATCTGTCGACCTAGGATGGAAAATAGCATAAATAGTTTCATAATTATAATTGCTCATTGGGTGAAAAGTGATGAATTGTTTGAATTTAGTTTCTTTGAGTAGGGTATTACTTTTGATGGAAGTCCTGTATTATGTGATTCAACTTCTGAATCCAACAAAATTCTTTAAAACAATTTATCTAGATCTTTTATTTTCACTTCTTCCCTTGAAAAGCTTGCATATATCCATTATTTAGGTGAGGAAGGATTGATATTATCCCTCAAATGCTCTGCATTTGCCTGGCTAACACTAACTTTCATGTTAGTATTTTCTTAGCTTATTGATACTTTTCTAATTTTAGTGATGTACCTATATATTGAGGTGTTCTGTTCTCTAACTTTCAATCAACCCTTGTGGTTTGTTAAAGGCATGCAATATTGATTCTTCATCTAGTTATACTGTcaatttattcaaattcaaaatttttccaatccTAAACTGGGTTAAAAGAAAATGGTTGTTCCACGAAAACTGAATCTTGGATAGTGTAACAAATTGTAAATAGGAGAATTATGCAATGAAGAAATATGTTAGAGAAGGAAAGATACAATAATGAGGAACATCTACCATCGAAAGTTCTTCCCAAAATGTGAGCCATCACCTACCAAGAAGAAAATCAAAGACTACTAAGGTTTTATTTATTTCGTGTTTTGACTGGATTTTGAGTCACATGAAACAACCAAATCCCTTGTAAATTTGAGACTCTGCCCCAGCAATTTTAATGCATAGATGATCCAGTGGCTTTATAATCTGCTTCCATTGTTTTTGGTACTAGTATTACTTAGAAACAGCTTGGAGTTTCAATCTTGTAAGCACTCAtattaactgttttctcatatcAATGGGCTTAAAGCAACATGGGATCTGTTGGTAGGTATGATATATTTCCACTGTTATTCCAACTTGAGGTTTGTGGTTTGGCATAACCTTTGATGGGAAAGCCTTTCCTTACCCTATACTTTTTGTGTCCAACCAATGTAATACCTATTTGTGTATGATATGCTATAGAAGCTCAATTTGCTTGACATTTCgcatttttcctttctttttctagttTACACATACCAATTTCTATTTATGTTTTCAGATGTGGTATGTGCTTTCAAAGACATTGGCTGAAGATGCTGCCTGGAAATTTGCAAAAGAAAACAACCTTGACATTGTCACTATTAACCCAGCAATGGTTATTGGGCCTCTTTTGCAACCAATACTTAACACAAGTGCTACTTTAATTTTGGATATAGTTAATGGTATTTTGAAAACTCTATTATCTGCAATGCTTCATCTGTATTAAATGAGTTTGATACTTCTTAAGTCAGCTATGTGTTTTTGATCAAGCaaattgagaaagagaaataaaagcatggaaataaaaactgaaaaagaatATCTGAAGGAGGGTTATAAAAGTTTATATATGGTATGTGAATTTAATCATATCACTTGTTgagttctcctcctcctcctcctccttcccaATACCTCTATACCTCACCCATGTAATACATTCTATTCCTGTTCCAGTTTCCCCTATCCAAATCTCACTATTAATCAGAGTACTAAAAATTCTTTTACTTGCTCTCTTAACATTTCATTGATTTTCTTCAATGTGTCGTTGATTgtatatttagttattttctgAATATTAGTTGCTCCTATGTGGTTCAAATATATTTGCTTTTCCATTGACAAGACTTCTCCATGAGTTTAATAGAGGAAAAACTTTCACCTCCTTGATACAGGTGCACAAATATTTCCAAATGCTACTTTTGGATGGGTCAATGTGAAAGATGTTGCAAATGCTCATATCCAGGCTTATGAAATTCCTTCAGCTACTGGGAGATATTGTTTGGTAGAGAGAGTAGTGCATTATTCGGAGCTTGTAAACATTTTACGTGATTTATACCCAACATTACCCCTTCCAGAGAAGTAAGTTTACTTATTTGATTACCTTCACGAATACATACAAATCCATGTTTGCTGAATCAAGTTCTTTTGATGCTTTCATTGTCTGTTTGAAAACTCAAAACTTCTTAAAAGATTCTTCATTGATTTTAATATAGTGTTTATTTATTGTCTATCTAAAATGTAAATCGGAAGTTCTAGAAATTCTGGCACAAAAGTTTCAGAACTAGACAACTGGCACTTGTGGTTCTTATAGTGATAATTTAATTGAATAACTCAGTTCAAGTGACCTCAAAAGAGTCTTTGTATTTCCAAAATAAGGGACTAAGCTTGCGAAATTGAAATAGTGCTAGATTTAGATGAAGTTAGTCGTCAAGCATGGGCATAAGAAATAATGTTGTAATGTTAGTTATGATATGGCAATGCAcaatattttgttttcttttacttACATGAGGCCATAGAATATTATCATAGCTTGCTTAGTTTGTGTGTTTGTTAATATTGTTTCAAAGTTAAATTCAAAATCTGTAGGTTATGTAATTTCTGACATCATTACTGTTAGTCATTTAGCATGCAGAGTCTCAACTTTCAATAGTTGGTATCTCTAATCCCTTAGTTATTTCCTTTTCTTATCGTGTTTTTTATTATGCAAGCTGAAGGATCTGCATCTCACTTCACTTTTTCCTTAAAAAGCAGACTTTACTAACTAGTTTATATTTAAAAGAATTTGCTAATTTGTAGACTATTCGTAcaaaattcattcattcattcattacatGTCCTTGAGACAACTTTCCATGTGTAGGTCATCCGAATTTGACTTTCAAGGTTGAAATTCGTTGGTGAATAGTCACTTAGTGTCCTATATGATGTTTTTGTCCACTTGTTCCACAtttacaaaattgaaacaaatctaaTTTTTCTTGAGTAGATTTTTCTAATACCGGTTTCACCTTGTCATCATTGTTATCAGGCCTGCGGACGATAAGCCGTCTGTGCCAACATATCAAGTTtcaaaagaaaaggcaaagagctTGAGACTTGAATTTATTCCTTTGGAAATGAGCCTCAAGGAGACTGTTGAAAGCttgaaagaaaagaaattcaCCAACTTTTAATTCATCGTATATTAGTAGAGATAATATTTAGTTATGTACTTTAATTTTATTGCTCATGAGTCATGACACAATGAATGTATGTCAAATAAGACTTGGAAGTTGGAAGAAATAGTACTCATACTGCAGGTTGCAGATAATGGAATAAAAGTTTGGAAGGGATGTTAGATATGAGTCTATGTTATCATGTTGATGCTCACAATAACTGCCTAGGCATAGAGCATGTTTTATAATCATTGGGAAAGGAATTTTTTGTCAAACAAAAAACTTTGTTTTCAAgagtaaattatcatttttatccaCAAAAATTGAAAATGCTGATACATCTACTCATAGAAGAAGGAAATTATCAATTGTACTCATGAAACATGGGTTTCGtataacaaaattatccaaacactaaaaaattacctaaaaatcctaaattacCTTTCTCTTCACCACTACTACCATCATCTCCCCTCTCTTTCTTCGCATtcccatttttttgtttttcccattccaattttcttgtttttttccaTTTCACATTTTTTTCATTCCCACCTCTCTTCGCAATGGATTTCCGCCACCAGCCTCCCCAACGCTACTGCAGTGGCCAACAGACCCACAATTACCACCACTACACTTTCTTTTCCACCTCCCAAGGTCTCTGATGCCCTCCACTCCCAATCTGCTTCTCCGAGAAGCAAACCCTATCTCTGCCTCCAAAAACTTTGAACTTGCTGAACTCCCTGAAGCACTGTCGCGCGACCTCTATCAGCCACAGCAGCTTTAATTCACCAACCATCAGCACTGTCGCGCGACCTCCATTAGCCATGACGAACCGATGTTGCAGAGCGCAAGTAGGCGGTCTCCGACGAGGACTGGACTTCATGGCTTCGCAAGAAGATTGGAGGAGAATTTCATCCACTGATAGTTATTGTCGCTGGAGAACCAGAGGACGGTGTTGAGGAGTAAGGACCATCACCAATGACTTCAATACCTAATTCTACAGTGGTAGCCTTCAGACCCTTCATCTCTTCTCTCATTTTCTGTTACCCCTTCATCATTGTTGCTGGTGGACTTGCACCTTACAGATTGAATTTGTGTCCTTGGATCTGTTTCTTCTGTGATGATGTGATTGCTCCGGCTCAATTGGTGTTTGGTTCTTCTCCATTTGATGTGTTTTGCTACTGTTGTTGGTGTGTAAATCCCaggtaattaataaataattaaccaataaattaattattatttaagaaattagaaaattaaatttgaaaaattagaagagtaaaaatatttataatataaattttaacactaattttaaaggttttgacccaaaATTGAGACAACAGACTAAACCAATTGGACCAGACCGTTTTGGGCCCAAGTCCTCACATATATAAGATTGCAAACATCTCCTCTTCCCTTCATAACTCATGAAACACGCTGCAAAACGAGGAGCGGGGGGAGGGGAAGAGAGATTAAAGAAGGAAACCTAACCCCCAAAATCACCTCCAACTTCAATCTTCCGTAACTTTCAATTCAAAGTTACGATTGACGACTCATTTATGGTCACGCGTTCGTCTTGTTGAACTCTTTAGTTCTAACCCCAAAAAGTGGTAATAATCTTTAATTTTCGTGCCCATTTCTCTGTTCTtatctttttcacattttttatttGGGTATTGAAAAATTTTGGTAGTTTAAATATAATCTAACATTAGATAATTGCTGAGTTTTACCCCAATCATTAGTGGGTGAGGTAAGAAAATCTTAACCTTTGTGAATTGTTGACATTAGTAAGCCCTAGTAGTGATTTTCAATGAATTGTATGAAATTAGATTGAGTTCATATAAATTGGAGTCCAATTGGTAGTTTGGAACAAAATTCTGGTAGTTGAGCTTGTTGAATTGACATTTGAAGACTTGGAGCTTGTGGAGGAGGTTTGAGGTATTCTGGGCATAAGGAGGAATCGgacaaggtatgattttggtttctcatagataatatataatattgcGTGAAAGCTTAGGCTAGTGGCCCCTAAGATATGTTGAAATTGTATGTGTTGATTAATTGAATGTGTGTGTGTAATATGTGTAGTGGATTTGATTTGGAGGTTGGATATGAGTATGTATAGgaagatgataatgatgatgatcatTAAGTTTTGTTAGTTATAATGATGAATATGATTCTTGATGATGGTTGATAATGTTGTGATGCATAATGATTATGATGATAAAATTTGGGCCAGAGGCCTTAACCGGTAAGTCCGGGTAAGTATGGTAAATTGAGATTTGTGTAGTTGTGTTTGGAATGGTGACTATTGAGTTGTGATGATGAATGATTGATGAAAATTGTTGAGAATTGGGAGTTGTTGGAATGGGTTGGTAAGTTTGGGTCTAATTGTTAATTGTTGAAATAATTGAGAAGTAAGTGAGGAATAATGGACAATGTGTAGGAGTatataaatattgaaatttggttatgatttggttgattttggtATGAAAAACTTGAGGTTTTGAGTTTTGGTAAAAACACAATTTTTAACCAACTTTGATGCGATATAACTTGGCCTTCAGACCCTCAAGTTTGGTAAAACTTGTCTTAAACAAAAATTAGGTCTGAGTAGCTCATGACATTTGAAGAACggaaaaaaatgatttttaacaaaaaagttatgcacgtTTGAAGTTTGGGTTTAaaaacagaatttttcaaaaaaccaGAAAATCTggtatgtgtgcgtatgcacactattgtgcgcacgcacaaagcaGAGTGAATATTGAGGCTCGCGTGTACGCACAAGGGGGTGTGCGTACAAACACCCTGAGAATTTTAcaagttgtgcgtatgcacactgtggtgcgtacgcacaggctgAGAAGTTCGTCTGGTGCGTGCATACGCACGGCAATGATGCGTACGTACAAGCCCTATTTTCacacaaaattctatttttaactGTTTGACCTTCCTTTCCGTAACTCCCGTTTGAGGTTCGATAGCTAGCTTTTAGGCTTTGGAATAAGAGTGAACATATTGAAGGTGTTGAATTGACATTGAGAAAAAATGGACTAAGTGTAATGAGGCAATAATGATGAGGATTATGTGTGTGAGCAATTAATGTTGAGATGTTGAGTTATGATGGGGATAATTATAATACTGAGGATGATTGATGGTGATTATGAGGATAATGCAAATGATTATGAGATTGAGATATGATGATGAACATGATTATGATTACGAATGGAGTCGATTAAGAGATAAGGAATTTAATATCAGTAtttgagatgcctgggcagtagcaagggttatgGCTCATCCCACTTGCTCTGCGCTAATGTTTGAGATGCCTGagcagtagcaaggattgtgccTCGTCCCATTTGCTCTGGGCTAACGTTTGAGACACTTGGGCAGTACGCAAGGATTGTGATTCGTCCCACTTGTTACGGGTTAGTGATTGAGTCacttgggtagtagcagcagtagtagtTTATTtcacttgctccgggttgagtTTGTAAACACCTACCTAAGTAGTAGCATCAGTAGTAGTTCTTTTCACTTGCCCTGGGTTACGCGagtagtagcaaggattgtgaTTTAGTCACACTTGCTCTGTGTTGTGGTGTTCTATCCAATgttagctaccggacatatcgggtttggctatataactaacagatgatatcatcagccatagaatAGATATGCATCATAtgtatttgtatgttttgtttgagtatGCTTTGTTTTGAGTTGCCTAATTGTTTAACTGTAATTAGCTGCTACTTGTCCTATCTGCTATATTTGCTATCCATAGTTGTGTTTTCCCTAATTATATTGTATGTGTTTGCAATTAAGAGATCCCTCATATGGCGGAGGTGTGACGAGGGTTGTTCTATATATGGTGGTTAGGAGATGTGAAGGAAATGGAAAGTGAATAGTTATATTAGAACTAGAATCCTTTATATAGATTATCGAAATTTTGGCTTAGTATGAACTATAAGTTTGATTCTGAGTGTCAGAGTTCTAGAAATATCTCTGACTTTCttgggaccttatatattatctatgcaAGCACCTTAACCATATTGAGATCCCccggttctcattctatacatATTCTGCTAtcttttagatgcaggtcgagaagCACCTCGTTAAGCGTCTGGAGATTCTCTATGCAAGCAAAGATTTCATTTTGGGCTGTTATGTTTTGTGTTTAAGCTATGTATATATGTGGATATATTCTCCACAATGTATATATtgtattttgtccctcttagaggttgttttGGAGAAATAGGTGTATTATCTTGtcttttgggttatatatatatatatatatatatatatatatatatatatatatatatatatatatatatatatatatatatatactctggccgGCCTTAACTTTGCAGAtcgagtctggagcttgatatTTATATCTTTTGGAACTCTGATCTTTATAAATGTTTTATCTTTCATTTCGATCTTGTTTATCCTTATACGCTTATTCGAACAAGGGTGATGCGATTTTCTGATAGGCTTTTGTTTAACTTCTTCTTCAAGGCTGCTAGTTAtaatttctttcaactatatttataaGATGTCTTTTTCTTTTAGAGGTTATAATATCTCGCCACCTctactttacgacttaagcgtaaggctctgtgtggtagggtgttacatggtGCCTCTGTTGTAACAATATGCAtgtttcagagagagagagagagagagacagagagagagagagagagtaatgtAATGATGATGTGGATGATGATACGGATAATTTGggatttttagataattttttagtgtttgaataatttttttgtgcAGAACTCATGTTTCATGGGTATAAATAGTAATTTCCTTCTTCTATGGGTAAATGTGTCAACATTTTTAACTTTTGTGGATAGAAATAGTGGTTTACTCTTTTTCCAAAAAATAATTGGTAAAAGTTGAAAATGGATTATTACtgaaattgataattttaatgtaaaaaaattataattgtcAAAATCGAACTGGACcagttggtttgattgaaaaaccAATGAATTAGACTTTTAATTGGTTTGAATTAGTGTTTTGACCGTGTAAAAAAATAAATCGATAAAAATCAGTCAAAACTAGTACAAATCGGTCAAAATCAGCAACCAAGCCGGGCCGGTCAATAGTTAACTACGTGGTCAACCAGTCAACACGTGCATGCCCACGTGATGCAATAAAATGTGTGAATACGCTAGGAAATAACTATATGAAAATTAATTCCAAAAGCAGCATCACATGGGAATTGAACCTGGAACTTTCAATGTCCAAGGCCTTATACCACATGTCTAAACTAGTCAAAATCGACACTCACATCGGACCAATCAACCAGTCAATACGCGCATGCCTATGGTGGATGGTGGTCCAGTAAAACGGGTAAACATGCTAGAAAACAACTAAATGGAGTCAAACAGTAAAACCTACAAATCCCAAGGCCTTATGCCATACACCTATGTTACTCAGCTGCTATTGTTCTTATATACTAAGTTAATAATTTTGTATGAATGAAACTAACTTGTGTCCTAAgggaatattttaaaaatataataatataaatttttaatatttttgatgtATTCAATGtattgaaaacataaaaaaaatttaatttttgtaataacTTTTATAAAACATTTCCTTTTAAGATATGCTAAACCTATGGCCTTAGGGCACAAGTTAGCAAAATCTATTTTAAATATAGACTATGCAGCAACAAGATTTTTTTcatcatattatctttttttgttcagtatatttttatattatccttTTAATAATATAATGTCTTAAAAGTTCTTTCATTAACTCCAAAATTTTAATCCATAACCTTTTATTTTAGTGAAATAGATTTATTACTTtgactaattttaaatttatattatcatttatatttaatttactaatttatttaaatattattagattTCAGTgatgtaaaatattatttttatgactTAGATGTTTAATAATAAAtcttgtattattatttttatcatttcaattttaatttgttataattttatatatttatttaattattactaGATTAATGATTCGACCACTGACTCATTAGTTGAAACAGTGAACTAGTAACCTGACCGATTCGATTATCGATTCGATTTTGAcaactataaaataaattatagataaaaatagTATTTTGAAGTTTGAATGTACAAATATTTAAGTAATTAGGCCTAATTAAATActtcaaaatttgtttttattttatcttactcAAGTGTTCAACTTTCAGCagcttcccttcttcttctatATCCTATTCTTTCTCTAATTTCAATTCTTCTGCCTCATTtccttattttcttgtttttttctcattctttttcttttcgatCTTCTACTTCTCCGATCttttatgttttctccttttTCGTTTACttgtttatgaatttttaaaaattctataaaaaagaaataagatgTATAAGAAAAAACCACAAAAATTCTttacataaaacataaaaattttgtaattgtaaacacaaaaatttttaaaataaatacaacaATTTTTTAGAGAGAAACTTAAGAAAAAAGTATAGAAATTTTACCATAATAAACGaacaaaatttttaagataagcacaactttttttaaaggaaaattaagtaaaaagagataaaaatttattgacAGTAAATATATCAATTTTACGATGATAAATACGaaatatttttaagttaaacACAACTTTTTGAAGagaaataagataaaagaaaacatataaaaatttattgacaaTAAACACAAAAATTTAATGGTGATAAACACAAACTTTTTTAAAGTAAACATAACTTTTTAaatagaaacataaaaaaaattgtagaaaaaaagataaaaattgtgCAACAcagaatttttttaagaataaaacaCAACTTGTTGAAAGAGAAATAAAGGAAGGAAacacaatttttatattttgcaactaaaatttttgtgtttttctgttattcaaCTAAAAATTTGCacaattcaaaataattattGTGTCATGCAactaaaatttatgtgttgtcattaaaatttttatgtttttcttattTGCTATTCAGCTAAAAAATCTACTTAAttgaaaatgcaactaaaatttctttgttttcaataACAATTACGTTTTTcaacaaaatttttttctatttttctcaaaatctttctcctcttcatccttttaagaagaaaaaaaagaaagtataCAAGTTATAAAATGACTTAAGAAAAGCATTCATTTCAATGTATACGTTTTTGGTTCCAAAATATGAATGTGTTTAATAAGTTAAAGCATTTGAAAAAAGCTTTTCTCACTCATTTGCTGTTAATATAAAAAAGTTTACCAATTGTACCCAAAAAAAGTACTTTTAGCACATTTTATGAAACTAGCTTACAACGAAGGAAGAAAGGATATTCCAATATTGGGAGAACTTTAGAGGAACAAGTAGTTTAGATTAAAACTAATTGTTGTTCATCTAATTTCAAGTGTTCTTTATTCATTTTGCTTCTTTGTTTATTGTACGCTTTTTATATCTCAGAAGAGATCATTTACGTTGTTTGTAATTTAGGTCTTAGTTGGTTTATCATATATCAGATTTATAAACAATCTCATTTTTTCCTAcactttatattttttagaacatGGATCTCAAAAGTTATAAAGTGTATTTAATGCACACCT
This genomic window contains:
- the LOC112790515 gene encoding cinnamoyl-CoA reductase CAD2, which produces MSSSAGKLVCVTGASGYIATWIVKFLLNRGYTVKATVRDTSDPRKVEHLTNLEGAKERLQLFKANLLEEGSFDSVVQGCDGVFHTASPFYNDVKDPQTELLDPALKGTLNVLQSCAKSPSVKRVVLTSSTAAVTHNGRPRTPEVVVDETWFSDPDFCRKSKMWYVLSKTLAEDAAWKFAKENNLDIVTINPAMVIGPLLQPILNTSATLILDIVNGAQIFPNATFGWVNVKDVANAHIQAYEIPSATGRYCLVERVVHYSELVNILRDLYPTLPLPEKPADDKPSVPTYQVSKEKAKSLRLEFIPLEMSLKETVESLKEKKFTNF